The Hemibagrus wyckioides isolate EC202008001 linkage group LG10, SWU_Hwy_1.0, whole genome shotgun sequence genome includes a window with the following:
- the kars1 gene encoding lysine--tRNA ligase isoform X2, translating to MADVVADGEKLSKNELKRRMKAEKKAAEKEAKIKDQVQQTKEANDKQQQQHVDGVDEETLDPNQYFKIRTQAIQALKGTSEDPYPHKFHVDLSLTDFIEKYNHLQPGEQLSDVVLNVSGRVHAKRASGAKLLFYDLRGEGVKLQVMANSRNYKSEEDFIHINNKLRRGDIIGVRGNPGKTKKGELSIIPIEMTLLSPCLHMLPHLHFGLKDKETRFRQRYLDLILNDSVRQKFVTRAKIITYLRSFLDQLGFLEIETPMMNLIPGGAVARPFITYHNELDMNLYMRIAPELYHKMLVVGGIDRVYEVGRQFRNEGIDLTHNPEFTTCEFYMAYADYHDLMEITEKLVSGMVKHITGSYKVTYHPDGPEGQGYEIDFTPPFKRISMTHDLEKEMGVKFPATDTYDSDETRKFFDDLCAQKGVECPPPRTTARLLDKLVGDFLEVKCINPTFICDHPQIMSPLAKWHRSEKGLTERFELFVMKKEICNAYTELNDPIRQRELFEQQAKAKAEGDDEAMFIDETFCTALEYGLPPTAGWGMGIDRLTMFLTDSNNIKEVLLFPAMKPDDNKPIPPAEGTSV from the exons ATGGCGGACGTGGTGGCGGATGGAGAGAAGCTCAGTAAAAA TGAGCTGAAGAGGCGCATGAAGGCAGAGAAGAAGGCTGCGGAGAAGGAGGCCAAGATCAAGGACCAAGTGCAGCAGACCAAGGAGGCAAATgacaagcagcagcagcagcatgtggACGGAGTGGACGAGGAGACTCTGGACCCCAAC CAATACTTCAAGATCCGCACGCAGGCCATCCAGGCTCTGAAGGGAACCTCTGAAGACCCCTATCCCCACAAGTTTCATGTGGACTTGTCGCTTACCGATTTCATTGAGAaatataatcacctacagcctGGGGAACAGCTGTCAGATGTCGTCCTTAATGTTTCAG GTCGTGTTCATGCCAAGAGAGCCTCAGGGGCCAAACTGCTGTTCTATGACCTGAGAGGAGAGGGGGTCAAGCTGCAGGTTATGGCGAACTCCAG GAACTACAAATCGGAGGAAGATTTCATTCACATCAACAATAAATTGCGCCGTGGTGACATCATCGGCGTTCGAGGGAATCCTGGGAAGACAAAGAAAGGCGAGCTGAGCATCATCCCCATAGAGATGACCTTGCTGTCTCCATGTCTGCACATGCTTCCTCACCTGCATTTTGGCCTGAAGGACAAG GAAACTCGGTTTCGTCAGCGGTATTTGGACTTGATCCTGAACGACTCTGTGAGGCAAAAGTTTGTGACCCGTGCCAAGATCATCACTTACCTGCGCAGCTTCTTGGATCAGCTTGGTTTCCTTGAG ATTGAGACTCCCATGATGAACTTGATTCCCGGAGGTGCCGTGGCTCGTCCTTTCATCACCTACCACAACGAGCTGGATATGAACCTGTACATGAGGATTGCTCCTGAGCTTTACCACAAG ATGCTGGTGGTCGGAGGTATCGACCGTGTCTATGAAGTCGGCCGTCAGTTTAGAAACGAAGGCATTGACCTCACTCACAACCCAGAGTTCACAACGTGCGAGTTCTACATGGCCTACGCTGACTACCATGACCTGATGGAGATCACTGAGAAGCTTGTCTCAG GAATGGTGAAGCACATCACAGGAAGTTACAAGGTGACCTATCACCCCGATGGACCTGAAGGACAAGGCTATGAAATCGACTTCACTCCTCCATTTAAGAGAATCAGCATGACTCATGATCTGGAGAAGGAGATGGGAGTGAAATTCCCAGCCACTGACACTTACGATTCTGACG AAACCCGCAAATTCTTCGATGATCTTTGCGCTCAGAAGGGAGTGGAATGTCCGCCTCCAAGAACAACGGCTCGCCTCCTGGAtaag TTGGTGGGAGATTTCCTTGAAGTGAAATGCATCAACCCTACCTTTATTTGCGACCACCCGCAGATCATGAGCCCGCTGGCAAAATG GCACAGATCCGAGAAAGGGCTGACTGAGCGCTTTGAGCTCTTTGTCATGAAGAAGGAGATCTGTAACGCCTACACCGAGTTGAACGACCCGATCAGGCAGCGTGAGCTCTTTGAGCAGCAGGCTAAG GCGAAGGcagaaggtgatgatgaggCCATGTTTATAGACGAGACGTTCTGCACGGCATTAGAATACGGTCTTCCACCTACTGCAGGATGGGGCATGGGCATCGACCGACTCACCATGTTCCTCACTGACTCCAACAACATCAAG
- the kars1 gene encoding lysine--tRNA ligase isoform X1 encodes MLTLVRAARQSVCRVVGLRVQTFVPHVRQTLPSLIGGCRWRGDKSELKRRMKAEKKAAEKEAKIKDQVQQTKEANDKQQQQHVDGVDEETLDPNQYFKIRTQAIQALKGTSEDPYPHKFHVDLSLTDFIEKYNHLQPGEQLSDVVLNVSGRVHAKRASGAKLLFYDLRGEGVKLQVMANSRNYKSEEDFIHINNKLRRGDIIGVRGNPGKTKKGELSIIPIEMTLLSPCLHMLPHLHFGLKDKETRFRQRYLDLILNDSVRQKFVTRAKIITYLRSFLDQLGFLEIETPMMNLIPGGAVARPFITYHNELDMNLYMRIAPELYHKMLVVGGIDRVYEVGRQFRNEGIDLTHNPEFTTCEFYMAYADYHDLMEITEKLVSGMVKHITGSYKVTYHPDGPEGQGYEIDFTPPFKRISMTHDLEKEMGVKFPATDTYDSDETRKFFDDLCAQKGVECPPPRTTARLLDKLVGDFLEVKCINPTFICDHPQIMSPLAKWHRSEKGLTERFELFVMKKEICNAYTELNDPIRQRELFEQQAKAKAEGDDEAMFIDETFCTALEYGLPPTAGWGMGIDRLTMFLTDSNNIKEVLLFPAMKPDDNKPIPPAEGTSV; translated from the exons ATGTTGACGCTGGTCAGAGCAGCCAGGCAGTCCGTGTGCCGGGTTGTCGGCTTACGGGTGCAGACGTTTGTGCCACACGTTCGGCAAACGCTGCCTTCGCTTATTGGAGGATGTCGCTGGAGAGGTGACAAAAG TGAGCTGAAGAGGCGCATGAAGGCAGAGAAGAAGGCTGCGGAGAAGGAGGCCAAGATCAAGGACCAAGTGCAGCAGACCAAGGAGGCAAATgacaagcagcagcagcagcatgtggACGGAGTGGACGAGGAGACTCTGGACCCCAAC CAATACTTCAAGATCCGCACGCAGGCCATCCAGGCTCTGAAGGGAACCTCTGAAGACCCCTATCCCCACAAGTTTCATGTGGACTTGTCGCTTACCGATTTCATTGAGAaatataatcacctacagcctGGGGAACAGCTGTCAGATGTCGTCCTTAATGTTTCAG GTCGTGTTCATGCCAAGAGAGCCTCAGGGGCCAAACTGCTGTTCTATGACCTGAGAGGAGAGGGGGTCAAGCTGCAGGTTATGGCGAACTCCAG GAACTACAAATCGGAGGAAGATTTCATTCACATCAACAATAAATTGCGCCGTGGTGACATCATCGGCGTTCGAGGGAATCCTGGGAAGACAAAGAAAGGCGAGCTGAGCATCATCCCCATAGAGATGACCTTGCTGTCTCCATGTCTGCACATGCTTCCTCACCTGCATTTTGGCCTGAAGGACAAG GAAACTCGGTTTCGTCAGCGGTATTTGGACTTGATCCTGAACGACTCTGTGAGGCAAAAGTTTGTGACCCGTGCCAAGATCATCACTTACCTGCGCAGCTTCTTGGATCAGCTTGGTTTCCTTGAG ATTGAGACTCCCATGATGAACTTGATTCCCGGAGGTGCCGTGGCTCGTCCTTTCATCACCTACCACAACGAGCTGGATATGAACCTGTACATGAGGATTGCTCCTGAGCTTTACCACAAG ATGCTGGTGGTCGGAGGTATCGACCGTGTCTATGAAGTCGGCCGTCAGTTTAGAAACGAAGGCATTGACCTCACTCACAACCCAGAGTTCACAACGTGCGAGTTCTACATGGCCTACGCTGACTACCATGACCTGATGGAGATCACTGAGAAGCTTGTCTCAG GAATGGTGAAGCACATCACAGGAAGTTACAAGGTGACCTATCACCCCGATGGACCTGAAGGACAAGGCTATGAAATCGACTTCACTCCTCCATTTAAGAGAATCAGCATGACTCATGATCTGGAGAAGGAGATGGGAGTGAAATTCCCAGCCACTGACACTTACGATTCTGACG AAACCCGCAAATTCTTCGATGATCTTTGCGCTCAGAAGGGAGTGGAATGTCCGCCTCCAAGAACAACGGCTCGCCTCCTGGAtaag TTGGTGGGAGATTTCCTTGAAGTGAAATGCATCAACCCTACCTTTATTTGCGACCACCCGCAGATCATGAGCCCGCTGGCAAAATG GCACAGATCCGAGAAAGGGCTGACTGAGCGCTTTGAGCTCTTTGTCATGAAGAAGGAGATCTGTAACGCCTACACCGAGTTGAACGACCCGATCAGGCAGCGTGAGCTCTTTGAGCAGCAGGCTAAG GCGAAGGcagaaggtgatgatgaggCCATGTTTATAGACGAGACGTTCTGCACGGCATTAGAATACGGTCTTCCACCTACTGCAGGATGGGGCATGGGCATCGACCGACTCACCATGTTCCTCACTGACTCCAACAACATCAAG